One genomic window of Solanum dulcamara chromosome 12, daSolDulc1.2, whole genome shotgun sequence includes the following:
- the LOC129876713 gene encoding cytochrome c biogenesis protein CCS1, chloroplastic has product METLKISSRMSHVQNQILPLNIKPYPLIHNSRILGVYSSKGRTLSFTLTCKLNTVKGNQPSKEKRRISVPGADGAAPPVVEAEEGSVGNGGRKVEEMKNSAVGSGLFKKLPRKFLGILSNLPLAIAEMFAVAALMALGTFIDQGKAPDYYFQKFPEDHPPLGFFTWRWVLTLGFDHMFSSPVFLGTLALLGASLMACTYTTQIPLVKVARRWSFLQSAETIRKQEYADTLPRASVKDLGVILMGDGYEVFLKGPALYAFKGLAGRFAPIGVHLSLLLVMSGGTLSAVGSFRGAVTVPQGLNFVAGDVLAPSGFLSTPSDAFNTEIHVNRFSMDYYDSGEVLQFHTDLSLFDINGKEVMRKTISVNDPLRYGGITIYQTDWSISALQVLKDDEGPFNLAMAPLQLNGGDKKLFGTFLPVGDDNSPNVKGISMLARDLQSVILYDKEGKFAGVRRPNSNLPIEIDGTKIVIADAIGSSGLDLKTDPGVPVVYAGFGALMLTTCISYLSHTQLWALQDGTSVVVGGKTNRAKGEFPDTMNGLLDQVPELVESSSPEEPNTLGGF; this is encoded by the exons ATGGAGACTCTCAAGATTTCATCGAGAATGTCACATGTACAAAACCAAATTCTTCCCTTAAATATCAAACCTTATCCCCTTATCCACAATTCTCGAATTCTTGGTGTCTACAGCAGCAAAGGCCGCACTCTTTCCTTTACTCTTACATGTAAGCTCAACACAGTAAAAGGGAACCAACCCAGCAAGGAAAAGAGACGGATTTCAGTGCCAGGCGCTGATGGTGCGGCGCCACCAGTTGTTGAAGCTGAAGAAGGGTCTGTAGGAAATGGTGGAAGGAAAGTGGAGGAGATGAAGAATAGTGCTGTTGGTTCTGGGCTATTCAAGAAATTGCCTAGAAAATTTTTGGGGATTTTGTCCAATTTGCCTTTGGCTATTGCTGAGATGTTTGCTGTTGCTGCTTTAATGGCCTTAG GAACTTTCATTGACCAAGGAAAGGCTCCAGATTACTACTTTCAAAAGTTTCCTGAAGATCATCCCCCCTTGGGGTTTTTCACCTGGAGATGGGTTCTCACCCTTGGCTTTGATCATATGTTCTCATCACCCGTTTTCCTTGGGACATTGGCTCTTCTTGGAGCATCTTTGATGGCTTGCACATACACAACACAAATTCCTCTTGTGAAGGTAGCAAGAAG ATGGTCTTTCTTACAATCAGCAGAGACAATTCGTAAGCAAGAATATGCAGATACTCTGCCTAGGGCATCAGTTAAAGACTTGGGTGTTATACTAATGGGAGATGGATATGAG GTATTTTTAAAAGGGCCAGCTCTGTATGCATTTAAAGGGTTGGCAGGCAGATTTGCCCCAATTGGTGTACATTTATCTCTGCTGCTTGTAATGTCTGGAGGAACTCTTAGTGCAGTTgggagctttagaggggctgTGACTGTTCCACAAGGTTTAAATTTTGTTGCCGGAGATGTACTTGCACCATCTGGATTTCTCTCCACTCCTTCTGATGCTTTCAATACGGAGATTCACGTCAACCGATTCTCCATGGACTACTATGACAGTGGGGAG GTCTTGCAGTTCCATACTGATCTTTCACTATTTGACATTAATGGAAAGGAAGTAATGAGGAAGACTATAAGTGTCAATGATCCCTTAAGGTATGGGGGAATCACTATATACCAGACAGATTGGAGTATCTCTGCATTGCAAGTACTAAAGGATGATGAAGGTCCTTTTAATTTGGCTATGGCACCACTGCAACTGAATGGTGGGGACAAGAAGCTGTTTGGTACATTCCTACCAGTAGGGGATGATAATTCACCCAATGTTAAGGGAAT ATCAATGCTCGCACGTGATTTGCAGTCAGTTATTCTTTATGATAAAGAAGGGAAATTTGCTGGAGTCAGACGGCCTAATTCAAATCTTCCAATTGAGATTGATGGAACAAAGATTGTTATTGCAGATGCAATTGGCAGCAGTGGCCTTGACCTAAAG ACTGATCCAGGAGTACCCGTTGTATATGCTGGTTTTGGTGCTCTCATGCTTACAACTTGCATCAGTTATTTATCTCATACACAG CTATGGGCCTTACAAGATGGAACATCGGTGGTTGTTGGGGGTAAGACCAACCGGGCCAAGGGTGAGTTTCCTGACACAATGAATGGCTTGCTCGATCAGGTCCCTGAATTAGTTGAATCATCTTCTCCTGAAGAACCTAATACTCTCGGTGGCTTTTAA